Proteins encoded together in one Bradyrhizobium sp. PSBB068 window:
- a CDS encoding xanthine dehydrogenase family protein molybdopterin-binding subunit encodes MLPRTREEAAMNLQVNQHVKLNRRAFVIGTATAGAGLALGLDLPFGGPAVVRAADGAPEVNAWVVIRPDDTVVIRIARSEMGQGTLTGLAQLVAEELECDWSKVTTEYPTPGQSVARKRAWGDFSTGGSRGIRTSQDYVRKGGATARVMLIQAAANEWKVPAAECKVSNGVITHTASGKTTTYGKVAEAAARLEPPADVKLKDPKDWTIAGKGLKRLDTVDKTTGKMIYGIDVKLPGMLNAAIKDCPVFGGKVKSFDEAKIANMKGVKKVVPVGDSAVAVVADTWWRAKTALDALPIVWDEGDNAKVSSETIAKWLAEGLDNAQPAYVGNQNGDAKAAIASAAKKVEAVYSYPYQNHATMEPMNATVLYTPDKCEVWCGTQNGEAAFAAALEASGLPAEKVDVHKLMLGGGFGRRGMTDYVRQAVAIAKQMPGTPIKLLWSREEDMQHGKYHPVTQCKLTGAFDADDNLVALHYRLSGQSILFSVRPEALQNGMDPAAFQGVAQSGEAAIGYSVPNLLVEHSMRNPHVPPGFWRGVNVNHNAIYMECFMDELAQAVGQDPLEFRRKLMGKNPKHLAVLNAVAEKIGWGTPAPQGVYRGIAQVMGYGSYVAGAAEISVTDGSKIKVHRIVASTDPGYVVNPAQVERQIAGSFVYGLSALFYGGCTVKDGRIEQTNFDTYNSMRINEMPKVEAVMVPSGGFWGGVGEPTIGVAAPAVLNAYFAATGKRIRSFPLRNQNISFA; translated from the coding sequence ATGCTGCCGCGAACGCGTGAGGAAGCAGCCATGAATCTGCAAGTCAACCAGCACGTCAAGCTCAATCGCCGCGCCTTCGTGATCGGCACGGCCACCGCCGGCGCCGGCCTCGCGCTCGGCCTCGATCTGCCGTTCGGCGGCCCAGCCGTGGTCCGCGCAGCCGATGGCGCGCCTGAAGTGAATGCCTGGGTCGTGATCCGGCCCGACGATACCGTGGTGATCCGCATCGCCCGCTCCGAGATGGGTCAGGGCACGCTGACCGGCCTCGCTCAGCTTGTCGCTGAAGAACTGGAATGCGACTGGTCGAAGGTCACCACCGAATATCCGACGCCCGGCCAGAGCGTCGCCCGCAAGCGCGCCTGGGGCGATTTCTCGACCGGCGGCAGCCGCGGCATCCGCACCTCGCAGGACTATGTCCGCAAGGGCGGCGCCACCGCGCGCGTGATGCTGATCCAGGCCGCGGCCAATGAGTGGAAGGTGCCGGCCGCGGAGTGCAAGGTCTCCAACGGCGTCATCACCCACACGGCGTCGGGCAAGACCACGACCTACGGCAAGGTCGCGGAAGCCGCCGCCAGGCTCGAGCCGCCGGCCGACGTCAAGCTGAAGGATCCGAAGGACTGGACCATCGCCGGCAAGGGCCTGAAGCGGCTCGATACCGTCGACAAGACCACCGGCAAGATGATCTATGGCATCGACGTCAAGCTGCCGGGCATGCTGAACGCCGCGATCAAGGACTGCCCGGTGTTCGGCGGCAAGGTGAAGAGTTTTGACGAAGCCAAGATCGCCAACATGAAAGGCGTCAAGAAGGTGGTGCCGGTCGGCGACAGCGCTGTTGCCGTCGTCGCCGACACCTGGTGGCGCGCCAAGACTGCGCTGGATGCGCTGCCGATCGTCTGGGACGAAGGCGACAACGCAAAAGTCTCCAGCGAGACGATCGCGAAGTGGCTTGCCGAAGGTCTCGACAATGCGCAGCCGGCCTATGTCGGCAACCAGAACGGCGATGCCAAGGCAGCGATCGCAAGCGCGGCCAAGAAGGTCGAAGCGGTCTACAGCTACCCCTACCAGAACCACGCCACGATGGAGCCGATGAACGCCACCGTGCTCTACACGCCTGACAAATGCGAGGTGTGGTGCGGCACGCAGAATGGCGAGGCGGCGTTCGCCGCAGCGCTCGAGGCCTCCGGCCTGCCCGCCGAGAAGGTCGACGTGCACAAGCTGATGCTCGGCGGCGGCTTCGGTCGGCGCGGCATGACCGACTATGTCCGGCAGGCGGTGGCGATCGCCAAGCAGATGCCGGGCACGCCGATCAAGCTGCTGTGGTCGCGCGAAGAGGATATGCAGCACGGCAAATATCACCCGGTCACGCAGTGCAAGCTGACCGGCGCGTTCGATGCCGACGACAACCTGGTGGCGCTGCACTACCGGTTGTCCGGCCAATCCATCCTGTTCTCGGTGCGCCCGGAAGCGCTGCAGAACGGCATGGACCCCGCCGCGTTCCAGGGCGTCGCGCAATCCGGCGAAGCCGCGATCGGCTATTCGGTGCCGAACCTGCTGGTCGAGCATTCGATGCGCAATCCGCACGTCCCGCCGGGCTTCTGGCGCGGCGTCAACGTCAATCACAACGCGATCTACATGGAATGCTTCATGGACGAGCTTGCCCAGGCTGTCGGCCAGGACCCGCTCGAATTCCGGCGCAAGCTGATGGGCAAGAATCCCAAGCATCTTGCCGTGCTCAATGCGGTCGCTGAGAAGATCGGCTGGGGCACGCCGGCGCCGCAGGGCGTTTATCGCGGCATCGCGCAGGTGATGGGCTATGGCAGCTATGTTGCCGGCGCCGCCGAGATCTCGGTGACCGACGGCAGCAAGATCAAGGTGCATCGCATCGTCGCCTCCACCGATCCCGGCTATGTCGTCAATCCGGCGCAGGTGGAGCGGCAGATCGCGGGCTCCTTCGTCTATGGTCTCAGCGCGCTGTTCTACGGCGGCTGCACCGTGAAGGACGGCCGCATCGAGCAGACCAATTTCGACACCTACAACTCAATGCGCATCAACGAAATGCCGAAGGTCGAAGCTGTGATGGTGCCGAGCGGCGGGTTCTGGGGTGGCGTCGGCGAGCCGACCATCGGCGTTGCGGCGCCGGCGGTGCTCAACGCCTATTTCGCCGCGACCGGAAAGCGCATCCGCTCTTTCCCGCTGCGCAACCAGAACATCTCCTTCGCCTGA
- a CDS encoding IclR family transcriptional regulator — MTVISPAEIQADPSFATTLAHGLDVLAAFRRHPGSLSNAELALHTGLSRPTVSRLTYTLEQLGYLRRDAKGRFVLGLGALAAAYPVLSSLKVRQLARPLMRDFATYAGGTVSIAMPFGIDFIYVETLRTTDTAPHVPDVGFVSTLAPTAVGRALLSLFTEPELGAYVARVKAERPDEFDYVQKRTLPDVELCRQRGFAISLGEWRREIFGVAAPLYRTPGGECLSVNCGVPSYRFSAEQIERECGPRILGLARSIRALVMEE; from the coding sequence GGCCTTCCGCCGTCACCCGGGCTCGCTGTCGAATGCCGAGCTTGCGCTGCACACCGGCCTGTCGCGGCCGACGGTGTCGCGGCTGACCTATACGCTGGAGCAGCTCGGCTATCTCAGGCGCGACGCCAAGGGCCGCTTCGTGCTCGGGCTCGGCGCGCTCGCCGCCGCCTATCCGGTACTGTCCTCGCTGAAGGTGCGCCAGCTTGCCCGCCCGCTGATGCGCGACTTCGCCACCTATGCCGGCGGCACGGTGTCGATCGCAATGCCGTTCGGGATCGACTTCATCTATGTCGAGACGCTGCGCACGACGGATACGGCGCCGCATGTGCCCGACGTCGGCTTCGTCAGCACACTGGCGCCGACCGCGGTCGGACGCGCTCTGCTGTCGTTATTCACCGAGCCGGAGCTCGGCGCCTATGTGGCGCGCGTCAAGGCCGAGCGCCCAGATGAATTCGATTACGTGCAGAAGCGCACGTTGCCGGATGTGGAGTTATGCCGCCAGCGCGGCTTTGCCATCTCACTCGGCGAATGGCGGCGCGAGATCTTCGGCGTTGCCGCCCCGCTCTATCGCACGCCGGGCGGCGAGTGCCTGTCGGTCAATTGCGGCGTCCCTTCCTATCGCTTCAGCGCCGAGCAGATCGAGCGTGAATGCGGCCCGCGCATCCTCGGTCTCGCCCGCAGCATCCGCGCGCTGGTGATGGAAGAATAG
- a CDS encoding (2Fe-2S)-binding protein — MANLKINGKTTTVDVEDDTPLLWAIRENVGLTGTKYGCGIAQCGACTVHVDGVAMRSCGVTVGEVAGKDITTIEGLAAGGVMHKVQLAWIASDVPQCGYCQSGMIMAVAALLKENPKPSDDDINDAITNICRCGTFQQVREAIHAAANA, encoded by the coding sequence ATGGCAAACCTCAAGATCAACGGCAAGACAACCACGGTAGACGTCGAGGACGACACGCCACTGCTCTGGGCGATCAGAGAGAATGTCGGACTGACGGGGACCAAATACGGCTGCGGCATTGCACAATGCGGCGCCTGCACCGTGCATGTCGACGGGGTCGCGATGCGCTCCTGCGGTGTCACGGTCGGCGAGGTGGCCGGCAAGGACATCACCACGATCGAGGGTCTCGCGGCGGGCGGCGTGATGCACAAGGTGCAGCTCGCCTGGATCGCCAGCGACGTGCCGCAATGCGGCTATTGCCAGAGCGGCATGATCATGGCCGTCGCGGCACTCCTGAAGGAGAACCCGAAGCCATCAGACGATGACATCAACGACGCCATCACCAACATCTGCCGCTGCGGCACCTTCCAGCAGGTGCGCGAGGCGATCCATGCTGCCGCGAACGCGTGA
- a CDS encoding MFS transporter, with the protein MLEKTPTTAAAAPITDGLPWERRRWAVAAIFTALAMASLDTAIANIALPAIASDLHVSPAEVVWVVNVYQIALVATLLPLGALGEIVGHQRIYLGGLLLFTLASLGCALAWSLPSLLVARTLQGLGASGLMSVNTALVRFVYPSRMLGRGFGHNALVVATAFTLGPTIASGILALGPWPWLFAVNIPFGIIALLIGMKTLPKTPRAKHAFDFLGAALACACLGLFIIGIGSAAHKTAPSLVIAELIGAILFGWILTRRHADHPAPMLPIDLFRRPIFALSAATAVCSFAVQGLAFVSLPFYFEDILHRSQVETGFFMTPWPLVVAFMAPIGGRLSDRYPAGILGGIGMLLLGLGMVLLATLPAEPSVANIVWRTMICGIGFGFFQTPNMKAIMASAPSHRSGSASGIVATARLTGQTIGAALAALCFALADREGATVALALGAGFAALGSVMSFLRLAVASPQKT; encoded by the coding sequence ATGCTCGAGAAGACCCCGACCACCGCGGCAGCGGCGCCGATCACCGATGGATTGCCGTGGGAACGGCGGCGCTGGGCGGTGGCCGCGATCTTCACGGCGCTGGCGATGGCCTCGCTCGACACCGCGATCGCCAACATCGCGCTGCCCGCGATCGCCAGCGATCTGCATGTAAGCCCTGCCGAAGTGGTCTGGGTCGTCAATGTCTATCAGATCGCGCTGGTCGCGACGCTGCTGCCGCTCGGCGCGCTCGGTGAAATCGTCGGCCACCAGCGGATCTATCTCGGCGGCCTGCTGCTGTTCACATTGGCGTCACTCGGCTGTGCGCTGGCGTGGTCACTGCCGAGCCTGCTGGTCGCGCGGACCCTGCAAGGGCTCGGCGCCAGCGGCCTGATGAGCGTCAACACCGCGCTGGTGCGCTTCGTCTATCCGAGCCGGATGCTCGGCCGCGGCTTCGGCCACAACGCGCTGGTCGTTGCGACGGCGTTCACATTGGGACCGACCATCGCCTCCGGCATCCTCGCGCTCGGCCCATGGCCGTGGCTGTTCGCCGTCAACATTCCGTTCGGCATCATCGCATTGCTAATCGGCATGAAGACGCTGCCGAAGACGCCACGCGCCAAACACGCCTTCGACTTCCTCGGTGCAGCCCTTGCCTGCGCCTGCCTCGGCCTCTTCATCATCGGCATCGGCAGTGCCGCCCACAAGACCGCGCCATCGCTTGTCATCGCCGAGCTGATCGGAGCCATCCTGTTCGGCTGGATCCTGACCCGCCGCCATGCCGATCATCCGGCGCCGATGCTGCCGATCGACCTGTTCCGCCGCCCGATCTTCGCGCTGTCGGCCGCGACCGCAGTCTGCTCATTCGCTGTGCAGGGCCTCGCCTTCGTGTCGCTGCCGTTCTATTTCGAGGACATCCTGCATCGCTCGCAGGTCGAGACCGGCTTCTTCATGACGCCTTGGCCGCTGGTGGTTGCGTTCATGGCGCCGATCGGGGGCCGGCTGTCGGATCGCTATCCGGCCGGCATCCTCGGCGGCATCGGCATGCTGTTGCTGGGCCTTGGCATGGTGCTGCTCGCGACCCTGCCGGCCGAACCCAGCGTCGCCAACATCGTCTGGCGCACCATGATCTGCGGCATCGGTTTCGGCTTCTTCCAGACCCCCAACATGAAGGCGATCATGGCGAGTGCGCCGTCGCATCGCAGCGGCAGCGCCAGCGGCATCGTTGCGACCGCGCGGCTGACCGGGCAGACGATCGGCGCCGCCCTCGCCGCCCTCTGTTTTGCCCTGGCCGATCGCGAGGGCGCCACCGTCGCACTGGCATTGGGCGCAGGCTTCGCCGCACTCGGCAGCGTGATGAGCTTCCTGCGCCTGGCCGTCGCCTCACCGCAAAAGACATAA
- a CDS encoding FAD-dependent oxidoreductase: MAVSRHQTRRDVIRGVAAVAAAALARPSLAQAAPRIAVIGGGFGGTACARALRRRDAKLQVTLIEPNKTFTACPFSNEVIAGLRELTAQQFTYDKVAADGITVAAQAATKIDAQARGIALADGTTLPYDRLVLAPGIDMHFDALPGYDEANAEKMPHAWKAGEQTVLLRRQLEAMDDGGLVVIAVPAAPLRCPPAPYERASLIAHYLKANKPKSKILVLDAKDNYSQQKLFEKAWAELYPGMIERIALSQGGRVTSVNPATNEIVTDFGNYTAAVANVIPPQRAGRIAEIAGAADHTGWCPIDPVSFASKLVPNIHVIGDAAIAGGIPKSASAAAAQGRACAAAIVNSLAGKAPDTPRLDGACYNTVAPGYAFSLKGIYQPKDDQYAEAEVTTSPVEAPRELRQHEADQAVDWFKAITGEAFG; this comes from the coding sequence ATGGCCGTCTCGCGTCATCAGACGCGCAGGGATGTGATCCGTGGCGTCGCTGCCGTCGCGGCGGCGGCATTGGCGCGTCCGTCGCTGGCGCAAGCAGCGCCGCGCATCGCGGTAATCGGCGGCGGCTTCGGCGGAACGGCCTGCGCGCGGGCGCTGCGGCGGCGCGACGCAAAACTCCAGGTCACGTTGATCGAACCGAACAAGACTTTTACCGCGTGCCCGTTCAGCAATGAAGTGATCGCCGGCCTGCGCGAACTCACCGCACAGCAATTCACCTACGACAAGGTCGCGGCTGACGGCATCACGGTCGCCGCTCAGGCGGCCACCAAGATCGACGCGCAGGCGCGCGGCATTGCACTCGCTGATGGCACGACGCTCCCCTACGATCGGCTTGTGCTGGCCCCCGGCATCGACATGCACTTCGATGCCCTGCCCGGCTATGACGAGGCCAACGCCGAAAAGATGCCGCACGCCTGGAAAGCCGGCGAGCAGACGGTGCTGCTGCGCCGGCAGCTCGAGGCGATGGACGACGGCGGCCTCGTCGTGATCGCGGTGCCGGCCGCACCGCTGCGCTGCCCGCCGGCGCCTTACGAGCGCGCCAGCCTGATCGCGCATTACCTGAAGGCGAACAAGCCGAAGTCGAAAATCCTGGTGCTCGACGCCAAGGACAATTACTCGCAGCAGAAACTGTTCGAGAAAGCCTGGGCCGAACTCTATCCCGGCATGATCGAACGGATCGCGCTGTCGCAGGGCGGGCGCGTCACGTCGGTCAATCCGGCCACCAACGAGATCGTCACCGATTTCGGCAATTACACCGCGGCGGTCGCCAACGTGATCCCGCCGCAGCGCGCCGGTCGCATCGCCGAGATCGCCGGCGCGGCTGATCACACCGGCTGGTGCCCGATCGATCCGGTGAGCTTTGCCTCAAAACTCGTGCCAAATATCCACGTCATCGGCGATGCCGCAATCGCCGGCGGGATTCCAAAATCCGCCTCCGCCGCGGCAGCGCAAGGCCGCGCCTGTGCGGCAGCGATCGTGAATTCACTGGCCGGCAAGGCGCCGGACACGCCACGGCTCGATGGCGCCTGCTACAACACCGTGGCTCCCGGCTACGCATTCTCGTTGAAGGGCATCTATCAGCCGAAGGACGATCAGTACGCCGAGGCCGAGGTGACCACGAGCCCGGTCGAAGCGCCGCGCGAGCTCCGTCAGCACGAGGCCGATCAGGCGGTCGACTGGTTCAAGGCGATCACGGGAGAGGCCTTTGGCTAG